The genomic DNA GTCGTGGGGAAGCTACCCTTCACGGGCCTGCCTTCGTTGACGTACAGCTTCGTCCCGATCCCCAAGCTGTTCGTCTTCGCGCTTCTGGTCTCCGCATCCGCCTTGATGTGGGCAGCGGCTACGGCGCGGCGCCGTGTCGCGTTGCGATCCGTTCCGTCGGGCTGGCTGCTCCTTACCTTCCTCGCTTTGGCGTCGGTCTCGACCGCCACCGCTCTCAGTCCGGAGATGGCCTTCTTCGGCGGGCACTACCACTCCATCGGTCTGTTGGCGTTCCTCCTCACCGGAGCGCTGTTCGCGCTCATCGTGCAGTCGGTGACGACGCGCGAGCGGCTCAGACATCTGTCCTGGTCGGCGACTCTCGGTGGCGTGCTCGTCGCGGGGGTCGCCCTGCTCGAGATGCTCGGGCTCCAACCTCTGGACATCACGGGGGTTCCGGGATGGATGCTCGACCGGGGCGCCTCGCTGCTCGGCAACCCGGACGCCACGGGCAGCTACCTCGTGGTCCCAGCGGTCCTGGCCGCGGGCCTGGCGCTCTCGGAAGGCGACCCGAGGGCACGGGCCGCCGCATGGGCGGCGTCGGGGCTGACTTCCTTCGTCCTCATCGGGACGCTGACACGCGGAGCGTGGCTCGGGGCCGCGGCCGGGGTGGTGGTACTCGGTATCGCGGTCGCGAGGTCGGGCGTGGATCGAGAGGTGGTCCGGCGGGTCCTGATCCGGTCAGGTGCCGGAGCCATCGTGGTCGTCGTCGCTTTCGGCGGCCGCATCGTGTCGCGCATGGCGGACATCGCCGATGCGTCGACTGCAGGAGGCGGGCGGTTGGTCCTGTGGCGCGATGCCCTCGCCGTCATCGCGGATCGCCCGTTCTTCGGCACCGGACCGGATTCCTACAGGCTCGGATGGTATGGGATCCGTTCTCAGGCGTCGGTAGCGCTGAGCGGTCTCGGCAGTGTCACCGATGATCCCCACAACACGTTGCTGCTCCTCGCCGCTACCGTCGGCGTCCCGGCAGCGCTTGCGGCGAGCGCTCTGCTCGCGTCGGTCCTTGCCGGTGCAGCGAAGCCGGCGTTCGCAAGGGGGGCGAAACGGCAGCGTATGCTCTATGCGGGCTGGTGGTCGGCTCTCGCCGGGCTCACTGTCGCACAGTTCTTCGGAACCAACACCGCGGCCGCGATGGCGATGGCAGGCGTGGCTGCAGGGGTGCTGGTCTCTCCCAGGTCGCGAGAAGTCGTGCCATCGCTGCACGCGAGGCGGGCACTGGCCTGTGCGGCGACCGGATTCTCCGTCGTGGCGCTCGCTGTCGCCACGATGACGATCGCGGCCGACATCCGCTTGCGGCAAGCCCATATCTCGCCCGATAAGGCCACTCTGGCGGCCGACGCTGCGCGGATCGCCCCGTGGCACCCCGAAGCGCGGTATCAAGCGGCACTGGCGCAGGCGACGGTGGCGCTCGCCGCACTCGAGGCCGGCTCGCCCTCCGCCGAGGCAGCGGCGCTGGCAGCGGAGCGCCGGATCGGCGAACTGGTGGACCGGGACCCGCACGAGTACGCCGGCCACGCGCTGAAGGCGTTCTACTTGTCCAACGCAGGTCTCTCTCAGGGTCCGGCGGTGATCCGAAGGGCCGTGGCAGCGTCCGAGCGAGCGCTCGAGGTCTATCCGGTCAGCGCCGAAGCCGCCTACCTCAAAGCGTTCTCGGAGTACAACCTGGGCGACTATGCTGCCGCTGCCGCCACTCTCGAGGCAGTCTGGGACGTGGACCACCGTTACGCCGAGGCAGGCATCGTGTATGCACGGTCGCTGAGTAGGTTGGGGCGCGACGGCGAGGCGTCGTCGGTGGTCCGGAGGCTGCAGGAGTGGCTGCCGGACAACACGGACGTCGACAGACTCGCCGAGGAGGTCGCTGCCGGGAGCGGGAGTCCCGGATAGCGCGTTGGACCGAGTCGAGTGGCATCGTAGACTCACACGTCCTCGTCGGCGTTGTAGACTAGGTCCGAACCCTTCGGGAGTTCTGGCTTGCTCCCGATGCGTCTGATCCAGCGCCGACTATGGCCATCCAGGACCCGCTCGCACCAGCAGGAGTGCCGATGAACGACATCGCACGCTCAGTCGCTCTCGTGGTCGTGTCCGTCGTGCTCAGTTCGGGAGGGCAGACCCTTCTGAAGGCCGGTCTGGATCGGCAAGGCGCGGGGAAGGCCGACGACCTACTCGAGTTCGCCCGCATCTCGTTCGGCAGCTGGCACGTCTGGCTGGGCCTGGTTCTCTTCGCGTGCTCGGTGCTGGTATGGATGCGGGTTCTGTCCGCGACCGAGCTGTCGTGGAGCTACCCACTCCTGGGGTTGTCGTATGTCGTCGTCGCCCTCTCAGGGTGGCTGGTCTTCGGAGATCACCTGAGCGCGGCGCGTCTCCTCGGTATCGCACTGGTCCTCGCGGGGGCGTTCCTGATCGCGGCATCGTGAGTCCTGGAGGGGCCGCCATGGTAGGCTCGTCGCGTAGCGACGAGGGCAGCGCAGACAGGCAAGGTGACCTTCCGTGACCACACCTCTTGGCGACATGACCCTGGCCCTGGTCATGCCGGCTCACAACGAGCGGGCCCACATCCGCGGCGTGATCGGATCCGTGCCCTCCTGGGTCGACCGGATCGCCGTGGTGGACGACGGAAGCACCGACGGCACCGCCGACGTGGTCGCCGGCCTGCACGACGAGCGCGTACGGCTCATCAGGCATGAGCGTAACCGCGGGGTAGGCGCGGCGATGCGCACGGGGTACCGCGCCGTCCTGGAAGAGGGCTGGGACCTGATCGGTAAGATCGATGCCGACGGTCAGATGTGCACGCGCGAACTCACCCGACTGGTCCGCCCCCTAGTCCTCGGCGTCGCCGACTACACGAAGGGCAACCGTTTCTACTTCAGCAAGGCAGCGGCGAGCATGCCCCGGCAGCGCGGCTTCGGAAACACGGTCCTGTCCTTCCTGACCAAGGCGTCCAGCGGATACTGGCACGTCTACGATCCGCAGTGCGGGTTCACGGTGGTTTCGGCGACCTTCCTGCGCTTGCTCGACCTCGACGACCTCCCCGATGATTACTTCTTCGAGAACGCGATGCTCATCAAGCTCAACGGGTTGAACGCCCGTGTCGTGGACGTTCCGACGACGACCAGGTACGGCCAGGAGGTCTCGGGGGTCAGCATCCGGCGCGTGGCGGCCACGTTCCCTCCGCGCCTGGTGCTCGCCGGTGCCAGGCGGTTCTGGCGGAAGCATCTCGTGACGGACTTCGGTGCTGTCGGCATGCTCACTCTCGGTGGAGATGCACTGAGTCTGTTCGGCGTCGCGTTCGGTTCTTATCACTGGTGGAAGTCCGTCACGACGGGCCATGCTGCCACGACAGGGACCGTCATGGTCGCCGTACTGCCTCTGGTGGTCGGCTTTCAGATGCTCGTTCAGGCGTTCTCCATGAGCGTTCTCTCGTCCCCGGGAGGTAAGGAGACCGCGGACTACGTTCGGCGGTTGATCAGGGAGGGCGAGTTCGAGGACGCTATGGAGGACGGCGCCCGTCACTCGTCCGGCTCCGGTCCGCCTTCCGAGGACGTCGCGTGAGGCGGACGTGGGCGTAAGCGACGATTCCGGGCGATCGCGGCACGCGGGCGGCGGTCCGACCCCCTCCGCACTCTTCGTCACGACCGTCCCCATCACGCTCGAGGCGTTCCTGGTGCCCTTCGCCGGGCGCTTCCGCTCGCGCGGTTGGCGCGTCGACGCGCTCGCCAACGGCGCGACGCGCGACGAGCGCATCGCGGACGCCTTCGACGAGCGTTTCGACGTGGCGTGGAGCCGTGATCCGCTGGCGCCGTCCAACCTTCTCGGGACGACGCGCGAGGTGCGCCGCATCGTCACGGAGAATCGCTATGACATCGTGCACGTGCACACGCCCGTGGCGGCGTTCGTGACCCGCTACGCGCTTCGCCGCGTCCACCGGCGGCCCGGCGGACCCGTCGTCATCTACACGGCCCACGGCTTCCACTTCTACCGGGGACAGCCGGCCCTGCAGCACGCCGCCTTCCGCGCGCTCGAGCGGGTCGCCGCGCCCTGGACCGACTACCTGGTCACCATCAACGCCGAGGACCACGAGGCGGCGCTCGCCCTCGGCGGCATCGCCCCGGAGCGTGTGCGCAACATACCGGGGATCGGCGTGGACACGCAGCGCTTCCGCCCGGACGCGGCGAGCCCGGGTGAGACCGGGGCCCTGCGCGCGGAGCTCGGCGTCGCGCCCGACGCGCTCATGCTCGCAATGGTCGCCGAGATGGCGCCGGTGAAGCGCCACGCCTTCGCGCTCGAGGCGCTCGCGCGCGCCGACGATCCGCGCGTGATCGCCGTGTTCGTCGGCGAGGGTCCACTTCAGCGTGAGATCCGCGAGCAGGCGGAGCGTCTCGGGCTCGCCGAGCGTACCCGTTTCCTCGGCTACCGCCGGGACGTACCGCGGATCCTCGCCGCAGCCGATGCGTTCATGCTGGTCTCGGAGCGCGAAGGCCTGCCTCGCTCGCTGCTGGAGGCGATGGCATGCGGGACGCTAGCGATAGGCACGGACACGCGCGGCATCGCGGACGCCATCGGCGACGCGGGTTGGGTCGTGGACAAGCACGACCCGGCGGACCTCGCCTCCGCGATCGTCCGGGCGGCCGAGGACCGCGAGGCGGTGCGGCGGGCCGGCGAGGCGGCGCGCGAGCGCGCGTGCGCGGAGTTCTCGCTCGAGCGGGTGCTGGCGGCCTACGAGGAGCTGTATCGTGAAGCGCTCTCATAGCGGGTACGACCCGGTGAAGCGCGGCGTCGACGTCGTGGCGTCGGCCGTCGCGCTGGTCCTGCTGTCTCCGCTGCTGGCCGCCGTCGCGCTCGTGGTGCGCGCCAAGCTCGGAAGCCCCGTGCTGTTCGTCCAGGAGCGCCCGGGTCGCGGCGGCCGCATCTTCCGCATCTACAAGTTCCGCACGATGCGGGCCGGCGCCGCCGCCCCCGACGCGGTCTCCGCCGTCGCCACCGACGCCGTCCGCCTCACGCCCTTCGGGGCGCGCCTGCGGGCCTGGTCGCTGGACGAGATCCCGGAGCTCGTGAACGTGCTCAAGGGCGACATGAGCATCGTAGGTCCTCGGCCGCTGCTGCCGGAGTACCTGGGCAGGTATACTGAGCAGCAGGCCAGGCGCCACGAGGTCCGGCCCGGGATCACGGGCTGGGCCCAGGTGAACGGGCGCAACGAGCTCCCGTGGGAAGAGCGGCTCGCGATGGACGTGTGGTACGTGGACAACCGCTCGGCCGCGCTCGACGCGCGCATCCTCCTCAGGACGATCGGTTCCGTGCTGAAGCGACAGGGCGTCTCGGGTGAAGGCGTCGCCACCATGGAGCCGTTCGACCCCGGCGTGCCCGCGACGGTGGCGCCGCGGGACGGAGCGGGCGAGGAGGCGTCGTGAGGCTGCTGGTGTTCGGAGCGGGCGGGCACGCCCGCAGCGTGATCGACGCCGCGCGCACGGCGGGCTGGGAGATCGCCGGCGTCATCGGCCGGCCCGGGGACCCCGACGCGGTGCTGGGGCACCCGGTGACGCACGACGCGTCCGGCGTCGAGGCCGACGGCTTCGTCGTGGCGGTCGGTGACAACGGGCGCCGGCGCGCCGCGTTCGAGGAGCACCGCGCCCGCGGTCTCGTGCCCGTCACCGTCGTCCATCCCTCGGCCATCCTCGGCGGGAACGTCGAGGTCGGCGCCGGGAGCTTCCTGGCGGCGGGCGTGGTCGTGAACGTGAACGCCGGCATCGGCGAGAACGCGATACTCAACACGGGCTGCAGCGTGGACCACGACTGCGTCGTGGGCGCGCACACGCTGGTCGGACCCGGCGCGAACCTCTGCGGTGAGACGGTCCTCGGCGAGGGCGTCCTTCTCGGCGCGGGCGCGAGCGTCGTGCCCGGCGCGAGCGTGGGGGAGTGGAGTGTCGTCGGCGCCGGGGCGGCGGTCACCGGCGACCTGCCCCCGCGGTGCGTCTGCGCCGGCGTGCCCGCCCGAGTCCTGCGGCTGGTCGAGTAGCGTGTCCCCCGTGCTCGCCATAGAGGGAGGCGCGCCGGTGCGGACGCGTCCGATGCCGCCCTGGCCCTCGCCGGGACGGGAGGAGATCGCGGCCGCGGAGGCGGTGCTGCGCTCGGGTCGGCTGAGCTACTGGACGGGCGAGGAGGTGCGTTCCTTCGAGCGCGAGTACGCCGAGGCTCTCGGGCGAGGGTACGCGATCGCCGTCGCGAACGGGACCGTCGCGCTCGAGCTCGCGCTGCGCGCGTTCGGTATCGGGGCCGGCGACGAGGTCGTAGTGCCCGCGCGGACGTTCATCGCCACGGCCAGCGCCGTGGTCGCGGCGGGCGCGAAGCCGGTGGTCGCCGACGTCGACCGCGAGAGCGGGAACCTGGCCGCCGACGCGGTCCGCGGGGCGCTCACCGAACGCACCCGCGCGCTCCTCCCCGTGCACGTGGGCGGGTGGCCCGCCGACATGGGGCCTCTCAAGGCGCTCGCCGAGGAGCGCGGGCTGGTCGTGATCGAGGACTGTGCGCAGTCCCACGGCGCGTCGTATCGCGGGCGCCCGGTCGGGGCCGTCGGCGACGCGGCCGCCTTCTCGTTCTGCCAGGACAAGATCCTGCCGACCGGCGAGGGTGGCATGCTGCTGCTCGACGACGAAGCCGCCCACGAGCGCGCCTGGGCGTACAAGGATCACGGCAAGTCCCTACGCAAGGTCAGCGAGCCGGCCTACGAACGCGGCGGCGTCTCGTTCCGCTGGCTGGTGGACACCTTCGGCACCAACTGGCGCCTGGGCGAGCTGGAGGGCGCGCTCGGGCGCGTGGGCCTGCGCAAGCTGCACGACTGGAGCGCGCTCCGCCGCAGGAACGCACTCCGGCTCGCCGAGGGCATCTCCGGCCTGCCGGCACTTCGCGTGCCGCTTCCCGCCCGGGACGTCCGCCACGCCTTCTACCGCCTGTACGCCTACGTCGTTCCCGATGAGCTCGCCGCCGGGTGGGACCGCGACAGGGTCGCGGCGGCCGTCGCCGCCGAGGGCGTGCCGTGCCAGTACGGTACCTGCGCCGAGATCTACCGCGAGGCCGCCTTCGCCGCGGCCGGCCTCGGGCCGAGGGAGCGCCTGCCGGTGGCCGCCGAGCTGCACGACACGCAGCTGGCGTTCCTCGTGCACCCCACTATCGAGCCCGAGGATGTGGACGACGTCATCGCCGCGGTCGCCAGGGTCATGGGGGAGGCCTCGGCATGAACGTGCTGACGGCGTGGATGCTGCGGATCCGAGGGACGCGCCGGTTGTGGCAGATGGTGCTGCTCGCGCTCGACGCCTCCGCGATCGTGGTCGCGACGCTGCTCGCCTACTACGCCCGCTTCGAGGGCGTCGTGCCCTACGAGTTCGCGCGGCGGATGCCGCTGGCGGCAGCCGCGGCGCTGGTGGTCTATCTCGGCCTGACGGCGGCGTTCGGGCTCTACCGCGTGGTGCTGCGCTACGTCGGCGTCGACGCCTTGCTGCGCGTAGGCGCGGTGACGCTCGTCGGGTTCGCCGGACTCTCGGCCGCCGACCTGATCGCCCCCGAGGTCGGGGGGATGCGGCCGGTCCCCCTGGGCGTGCTGTTCATCCAGGCGCTGCTGGTGCTCTTCGGCATCGCCGGCATCCGGCTCGCGGTGCGTTTCGCGCTGCACGTCCGGCGCGTCCGCCCGCGCGACGCGCTGCGGGTCCTCATCATCGGAGCGGGGAGCGCCGGCTGCCTCCTGCTCCGGGATATCCAGTCCCGGCCGCACCTCGGCCTGTCCGTGGTCGGCTTCCTCGACGACGACCGGGATCTCCATGGCAGGACGATCGACGGCGTCGCTGTCATCGGCCCGACCTCCCGGCTCGCCGAGATGGTCCGCCGCTCGGAGGCCGACGAGGTGCTCGTGGCGCTCCCGGGAGCTCCTCAGGAGCGCGTGCGGGCGATCCTGAACGCGGCTGCCGACGCCGGAGTGAAGACGCGCGTCATGCCCCAGCTCGTGGTGCAGAAGGGCTCCGTCAGCCTTACGGACCTCCGCAAGGTCGAGGTGGAGGACCTCCTCGGGAGGGAGCCGACCCCGATCGACGTCGCCCGGGTCGCCGACACGCTCGCCGGCAGGGTGGTCGGCGTCACCGGCGCGGCCGGCTCGATCGGAGCGGAGTTGTGCCGGCAGATCCTTGAGACCGGACCGGCGCGGCTGCTGCTGCTCGAGGTCGACGAGACGCGCCTGTACGAGCTGTGGCTCGAGCTGGAGGAGCGGCGGCCGGGCGCCTCGGTCATGTCCGTCTGCGACATCCGGGACGAGGCCAAGCTGGACGCCGTGTTCGCCGAGCACCGCCCCGCGGTGGTGCTGCACGCAGCCGCGTACAAGCACGTGCCCGTCATGGAGGTCGAGCCGGCCGAGGCGGTCAAGACCAACGTCCTGGGCACGCAGCGCGTGGTCGAGGCGTGCCGGCGGCACGGCGTCGAGCGGTTCGTGCTCGTCTCCACCGACAAGGCGGTGGCTCCGGCCAACGTCATGGGGTACACGAAGCACCTCGCCGAGGAGGTGATGCTCTCCGCGAGCGGCGAGGGCGGCGCGCTCGCGGTGGCCGTGCGGTTCGGCAACGTGCTCGGCAGCAGAGGCAGCGTCGTCCCGATCTTCGAGGAGCAGCTCCGGCGAGGCGGTCCGCTCACCGTCACGGACCGCGAGGCCACACGCTACTTCATGACCATCCCCGAGGCGGCGCGGCTCGTGCTGCAAGCGCAGGCCATCGGCCGGGACGGGGACGTCTTCGTGCTCGACATGGGCGAGCCCGTGAGGATACTCGACCTGGCGCGCAAGATGGTCGCGCTCTCCGGCGTGCCGGCCGACATCGAGTTCGTCGGGCTCCGCCCGGGCGAGAAGCTCCACGAGTCGCTCGTGCACGAGCACGAGGAGCTCGAGCCCACGGGGCGGGAGAAGATACTGCGCGTCGTCTCACCGCCGCTGTGCGACACGGCGTGCACCGGGCGCATCGGCGAGATCGTCGCCGCGGCGCTCGATGCCTCGAAGGCCGACGTACTCGAGGTCATCGACCGCCTCGACCCGGCGTTCGCCACGCGCCGGAGGTCTCTGGCACAGCAGCGGGAGGCGTCGCGCGTCGAGCAGCCGCGCGGGGCGGCGTAGGGGGCGGTGGGCGGGGACGGCGCGGTCCTCCGCGTCGTCGCGCGCGAGTCGCGACGCGCCCTCTCGCCCGGCCGTCGTGCTAGAATCCCCGCACCGCCGATGCGGCGGGAAGGTCGGCACCGGAAGGGACCCGGCATGCGCTTCACCGGCACCGCGCACCGCTACGGACGCGACGTCGACACCGACGTCATCATCCCCGCGCGCTACCTGAACACCTCGGATCCCACCGAGCTCGCGCGCCACTGCCTCGAGGACCTGGACGCGGGCTTCTCCGGCAAGGTGCTGCCCGGCGACATCCTGGTGGCCGAGGAGAACTTCGGCTGCGGCTCCTCGCGCGAGCATGCCCCCATCTCGATCAAGGCCGCCGGCGTCTCGGTGGTGGTCGCCAAGAGCTTCGCGCGCATCTTCTACCGCAACGCCATCAACACAGGCCTGCCCATCATGGAGTCGCCGGAGGCGGTCGATGGCATAGCGGCGGGCGACGAGGTCACCGTGGACGCCGACGCCGGGACCATCACCAACGAGACCACCGGCGAGACGTACCGCGCGCAGCCCTTCCCGCCCTTCATCAAGGCGATCATCGAGAAGGGCGGACTCATCGAGGCCGTGCGCGAGAAGGTCGCGGGGTAGGGGAGCGCGGGGCGTCGGCAACGGCTCGATCCACTGCCGCCTCTTCCTCGGCGATTTCGAATATCGGCTGTCTGGTGGATCGAGACCGAGCGCTACCATCTGCATATCGTGCGAGACCGAGGAGTACATCCCCCGCATCAAGGAGTGCGCAAGCCTCAGGGCGCCGGAAGAAGGGTCAACGACCGCAGATGCTGTCGCACTTGCTGCTGGACCAGTACATCGCTGTCCATATGTAGTAACGTGCATATGAACCACAACCGGACTGGCATGAGGGCTAGAAGGGGCACGTATGAGAGTCCTACTAGCGCGGCCGGGGTACGGAACCGTATACAGGCTCCTCACGCGCGAGTCGAAACAACGTATGGTCTTCCCGCCGATGGGGTTGATGACCCTGGGAGCGGTACTCGAATCCGCCGGACACGACGTCTCGATCGTCGACTGCGAAGCGGAACGGCTCGACGCACCCGGCGTGGTGGACCGTGCCAGCAGCTTCGGCGCTGACTTTGTCGGCTGCAGCAGCACGACGCCTGAGTTCCACATCGCAAGTCGCATACTCGGCAGCGTGAAGAGCGAGCTGGGGCTTCCGACGGTTCTCGGAGGCCCTCATGCAACCGTGTGCGCCGAGGAGGTTCTCGCGAGCAGTCCTCACATCGACTACACAGTGCGCGGTGAAGGAGAGCGCACGCTCGTTGAATTGGTCGAGAGGTTGGCGGCGTCTCGATCGGTGGAGGGGGTAGAAGGCCTTTCGTACCGGGAGGGCGGGGTCGTGACCCATAACGCCTGTCGAGACCCGATCCCCGACCTGGACACTCTGCCGCTGCCTGCCTGGCATCTAGTCGAGCCGAAGGCGTACATGGTTCCCTGCTCTCGGTCTGGGATGAAGATGTGCGGGACGGTTCAGACGTCCCGAGGCTGCCCGTACGACTGCGCCTTCTGTTATCCCATGTTCGGTCGCCGTGTGCGCTACAAGAGCGTCAGAAGGGTGTTAGACGAGATCGCCTTGCTCCTGCATGAATGCGGGGTGGAATGGCTGTACTTCGTGGATGAGAATGTAACGATCGATGCGACGCGCATGATGGCCATATGTGAGGGAATGGTCGAAGAAGGACTCGATGTGCCTTGGCAATGTCTTGCCCGCGCTGACTCGATACGAGACGAGATGCTTGTCAAGATGCGTGCGGCCGGGTGCGTTCAGGTCTCCTTGGGCGTAGAGTCCGGAAGCCAGCGGGTCCTCGACCTCATGCGTAAGAGCATGAGCCTGGCGACTATCGATGCTGCCTTCGAGAGGCTCAGGGCCGGGGGGTTCGAAACGAGAGGCTCTTTCGTCATCGGACTTCCCGGCGACGACAAGAGCAGCATCAGGGAGACTATCGAGTTCGCCAAGCGCCTCAAGATCGACAGGGCTTCGTTCAATATCTTCACGCCATATCCTGGAACAAGAGTATTGGAGGATCCGAGTCTCAAGCAGTTGTTCCATATCCTCTCGGACGACTGGTCGCAGTACACCCGCCACGGGAACGCGGTCGTCGAGTTGCCCGGCGTGACGCGTGAGGAGCTGATGGACCTGCAGCGCGTTGCGAACATGGAGTTCTACACCAGTTGGTGGAGCATTCGTCACCACGCGAAGGCGTTCCTCAGGGGCGACAGACAAGGCTTCTACTATCGACCGCTCGTGTTCGCCCTACGCGAACGGCTTGTCCGCCTCGGTCGTCGTCTGTACCGGCTCCTCGTTCCGCACGTTGACGAGAAGGCCGCTGAGAGAGTCATGGAGGCCGACGATCAGAGGGACGTGGATGCGGCGTGACGCTGTCCCTCGCTCGAGGGACAGATGCTCCCTACACCTCTACACCAACGACCGGGAAGATGGTCCCATCCGTCGTGCTTGATGTCGTCATTCAGGGCACGGAGGTCGGCGGGTCCGACGAGCTTCCGCGTCTGAGCGGCGCAGATCCTCGAACGATGAGCCCCTTCCAGCCAGGGCCGTACCCGTCAGCGGGACCAGCACGCTGCCTCGCGTAGCCGCGACGGTGCTGGTACGCTGCTTGCACCCGTTGCCGGCGGAGGTTCCGATGTCCCTGACGACGCCGCGCCCCCGGTTCCGCGGGGCCGCGATCCTCATAGCCGCTCTCGGGCTCGCGTTGGGCCTCGGCCTCGCGGGCGGCTTCGCCGCGCACGCGGAGCCCGTGCACGGATGCGAGTGTGAGGGACGCCACCGGCCGGACGCCGACCCCTGTTGCCCTGTCCAGAAAGCCGGCTCCGAGCCGGCCGTCCGCGAACCGCGCGGCGATCGCTGCGGGGAGGGCGCGTCCGAAGCCCGACTTCGCGTCGCGTCGCCGCCGAGCCCCTCCGCCCCCCTTCGCCTCAGGATCTGAGCGGGCCGCACCCCTTCCGTGCCCCGCTCCCTTCCTGGAGGTCGAAGATGTCCCGTTCCCGCTCGTCCCGCCTGACGCCGCGCCTCGCGCTGGCGGCCGTCTCGACGGCGCTGCTCTCGCTCGCCGCCGTCTCGCCGGCGCTGGCCGCGGTGCCCGTCGCCGGACTCGAAGTGCGGCTGCTCGCCCACACGGGCGGGGGCCGGCCCATACTGCTCGTATCCGGGACCCTGCCCCAGGACGCCACGCTGCCCGCGGAGGTGTCGCTGCGCGTGCCCGCCGGGAGCGAGGTGCTGTGGGCGGGCGAGGTCTTCGGCGGCGGGCTCGAAGACGACGTCGAAGCGGACCCCTCCGTGCGCCGCGGCGAGTCCTACGACCTGGTCACGCTGACGCTCACGCGCGCCCGCACCGCGCAGGTCGAGGTCGCAGCCGACTCGGCGGTCACGCGCGAGGGCGACGCAGTGACCGCCGCCGTCTCCTACGAGGTTCCCGAAGGACTCGGCGTCGCGCGGGTCGCCGTTGCCCTGCCGGCCGGCGCGCGGGTCGGCTCCGTCACCGAGGGCGTCGAGACGGCCGGTCAGGAGGGGACGACGTACTACTACTTCGAGCGCGACGACGTGAAGGCCGGCGAGAAGCTGGAGCTCGCCGTGACCTTCGTTCCGCCGGGCGCCCCGGCGCCGCCGCCGGCCGCGCCCTCCGGAGATGGAGGAGGCTCGCTGCTGCCCCTGGCGGTCGTCGGCATCGCCGTGGGCGCGCCCGCCCTCGCGCTCGCGCTGCGGCGCTTGAAGCGGCGGCCGGCCGAGGAGGACGGCTCCGAGCCGGCCGACGGCCTGGATGATGCCCCTGGTGCCGCCGGCGCCGAAGAGGAGCCCGCCGGGATCGCCGAGGACCGCGCGAGGCCCGCCGACGCGCCGGCCCGCCTGTCCCCGAAGCTGGTCATCGCGGCGGCGGCGGTCGTGGTGATCGCGGTGGCCGCTTACGCCGGCACCGGCGCCGGTGGTGGACCCGCGGTCGGCGTCATGACCAACGAGAACGGCGTGCTCACCCAGCGGATCAGCACCGCCTCGGGCGACTCGTCGGCGCGTTTCCATCTGACGATCCCGTGCGAATGCCCGCCGGAGGTCGAGGCTCCGAACATGTTCGCCGCGCTGGGTGCCGTGCCGGGCGTGGCGCACGCGTCGCTTCACTCCGCGACGATGCTCATGGAGATCGCCTTCGACCCCTCGGCGACGAACGAGGGCGCCATCTCCGAGGCGCTCGCACAGGCGGGGTACTCGCCTCAGGCGGCGCGGTAGGCCGAGCGAGACCGGCGGAGCGCCGAGCGGAAGCTCCGCGGCGAGCCGTACGCACCCCTGCGCCTCGTCCGCAGCGCGTCCTGGGCCGCCCCCGTCGTGCTAGAATCCTCGCCACCGCAGGTCATCGTCGGACAAGCCGAGGAGAGAGGGCGCCCACGTGGGAGAGTTCAGGATCGCGGTGCTGCCGGGGGACGGGATCGGGCCGGACATCACGAGGGAGGCCGTCAAGGTCCTCGACGCCGTCGGTTCGGGATTCGGTCACACCTTCGAGTACACGGAGGCGCTCATCGGCGGCGCGGCCATCGACGCCACCGGCTCGCCGCTTCCCGACGATACCCTGGCGGCATGCGAGGCCGGCGACGCGGTCCTGCTGGGAGCCATCGGAGGCCCGAAGTGGGACACGACCGACCCC from Coriobacteriia bacterium includes the following:
- a CDS encoding polysaccharide biosynthesis protein — protein: MNVLTAWMLRIRGTRRLWQMVLLALDASAIVVATLLAYYARFEGVVPYEFARRMPLAAAAALVVYLGLTAAFGLYRVVLRYVGVDALLRVGAVTLVGFAGLSAADLIAPEVGGMRPVPLGVLFIQALLVLFGIAGIRLAVRFALHVRRVRPRDALRVLIIGAGSAGCLLLRDIQSRPHLGLSVVGFLDDDRDLHGRTIDGVAVIGPTSRLAEMVRRSEADEVLVALPGAPQERVRAILNAAADAGVKTRVMPQLVVQKGSVSLTDLRKVEVEDLLGREPTPIDVARVADTLAGRVVGVTGAAGSIGAELCRQILETGPARLLLLEVDETRLYELWLELEERRPGASVMSVCDIRDEAKLDAVFAEHRPAVVLHAAAYKHVPVMEVEPAEAVKTNVLGTQRVVEACRRHGVERFVLVSTDKAVAPANVMGYTKHLAEEVMLSASGEGGALAVAVRFGNVLGSRGSVVPIFEEQLRRGGPLTVTDREATRYFMTIPEAARLVLQAQAIGRDGDVFVLDMGEPVRILDLARKMVALSGVPADIEFVGLRPGEKLHESLVHEHEELEPTGREKILRVVSPPLCDTACTGRIGEIVAAALDASKADVLEVIDRLDPAFATRRRSLAQQREASRVEQPRGAA
- a CDS encoding DegT/DnrJ/EryC1/StrS aminotransferase family protein, with protein sequence MPPWPSPGREEIAAAEAVLRSGRLSYWTGEEVRSFEREYAEALGRGYAIAVANGTVALELALRAFGIGAGDEVVVPARTFIATASAVVAAGAKPVVADVDRESGNLAADAVRGALTERTRALLPVHVGGWPADMGPLKALAEERGLVVIEDCAQSHGASYRGRPVGAVGDAAAFSFCQDKILPTGEGGMLLLDDEAAHERAWAYKDHGKSLRKVSEPAYERGGVSFRWLVDTFGTNWRLGELEGALGRVGLRKLHDWSALRRRNALRLAEGISGLPALRVPLPARDVRHAFYRLYAYVVPDELAAGWDRDRVAAAVAAEGVPCQYGTCAEIYREAAFAAAGLGPRERLPVAAELHDTQLAFLVHPTIEPEDVDDVIAAVARVMGEASA
- a CDS encoding cobalamin B12-binding domain-containing protein, which produces MRVLLARPGYGTVYRLLTRESKQRMVFPPMGLMTLGAVLESAGHDVSIVDCEAERLDAPGVVDRASSFGADFVGCSSTTPEFHIASRILGSVKSELGLPTVLGGPHATVCAEEVLASSPHIDYTVRGEGERTLVELVERLAASRSVEGVEGLSYREGGVVTHNACRDPIPDLDTLPLPAWHLVEPKAYMVPCSRSGMKMCGTVQTSRGCPYDCAFCYPMFGRRVRYKSVRRVLDEIALLLHECGVEWLYFVDENVTIDATRMMAICEGMVEEGLDVPWQCLARADSIRDEMLVKMRAAGCVQVSLGVESGSQRVLDLMRKSMSLATIDAAFERLRAGGFETRGSFVIGLPGDDKSSIRETIEFAKRLKIDRASFNIFTPYPGTRVLEDPSLKQLFHILSDDWSQYTRHGNAVVELPGVTREELMDLQRVANMEFYTSWWSIRHHAKAFLRGDRQGFYYRPLVFALRERLVRLGRRLYRLLVPHVDEKAAERVMEADDQRDVDAA
- a CDS encoding 3-isopropylmalate dehydratase small subunit, encoding MRFTGTAHRYGRDVDTDVIIPARYLNTSDPTELARHCLEDLDAGFSGKVLPGDILVAEENFGCGSSREHAPISIKAAGVSVVVAKSFARIFYRNAINTGLPIMESPEAVDGIAAGDEVTVDADAGTITNETTGETYRAQPFPPFIKAIIEKGGLIEAVREKVAG